Below is a genomic region from Halostella litorea.
GGGGATGAAGGCGTCGCTGATCTCCCGGGAGGTCATCGCCGACAGCGTGGAACTGGTCGCGTTCGGCGAGCGCATGGACGGGCTGGTCACCATCGGCGGGTGCGACAAGAACATGCCCGGGATGATGATGGCCTCGATCCGGACGGACCTGCCCTCCGTGTTCCTCTACGGCGGCTCGATCATGCCCGGCGAGCACGACGGCCGCGAGGTGACGATCCAGAACGTGTTCGAGGGCGTCGGCGCGGTCGCCGAGGGCGAGATGTCCGAGGACGAACTCGACGACCTGGAGCGCAACGCCTGCCCCGGCGCGGGCTCGTGTGGCGGCATGTTCACCGCAAACACCATGTCCTCCATCGCGGAGGCGCTTGGCTTCTCGCCGCTGGGCGCGGCGTCGCCGCCCGCCGAGGCCGAGTCCCGCTACGAGGAGGCCGAGCGCGCCGGCGAACTCGCCGTGCAGGTCGTCCAGGAGCGGCGCAAGCCCTCCGACTTCCTCTCGAAGGAGTCCTTCGAGAACGCCATCGCGCTGCAGGTCGCCATCGGCGGCTCCACCAACGCCGTCCTCCACCTGCTGGCGATGGCCGCCGAGGCGGGGGTCGACCTCGACATCGAGGACTTCAACCGCATCAGCGAGCGCACCCCCAAGATCGCCGACCTCCAGCCCGGCGGCGAGCGGGTGATGAAGGACCTCCACGACGTCGGCGGCGTGCCGGTCGTCCTCCGGGAACTGTACGAGGCCGACCTGCTCCACGGCGACGCGCTGACGGTCACCGGCGACACGCTCGGCGAGGCCATCGAGAAGCGTGACCCGCCCGCCGTCGACGACATCGACGCCGACTTCCTGCACACCGTCGACGACCCAATCCACGAGCGCGGGGCCATCCGCATCCTGACGGGCAACCTCGCGCCGGAGGGCGCGGTCATCAAGATCACCGGCGAGGACCACCTCCGCCACGAGGGGCCGGTCCGGGTGTTCGAGGAGGAGGAAAACGCCATGAAGTACGTTCAGGAGGGCCACGTCGAGACGGGCGACGCCATCGCCATCCGCAACGAGGGACCCCGCGGCGGCCCGGGGATGCGCGAGATGCTCGGCGTCACCTCCGCCGTCGCCGGCCAGGGCCACGCCGAGGACGTCGCGTTGCTCACCGACGGCCGCTTCTCGGGGGCGACCCGCGGGTTCTCCATCGGCCACGTCGCGCCCGAGGCCGCCGTCGGCGGCCCCATCGCGGCGCTGGAGGACGGCGACACGATCACCATCGACGTCGACGAACTCGAACTCTCCGTGGACCTCTCCGACGAGGAGATCGAGTCCCGCCTCGAGGGGTACGAACACGAACCCAACTACGAAACCGGCGTGCTGGCCAAGTACGGCGCGGCGTTCGACTCCGCGGCTAACGGCGCGGTGACGAACCCCGGCGTCAAGCGGGAGTAGGTCGCCGTCAGTACGAGTAGCCCTCGTCGGCCACGACGAGCCGATCCCCCTCCCCGTCCTCGCGGGCCAGCGGCGCGTACCTGTCGTCCCCGATGTCGGCGACGTATCGCTCGAAGTCGCGGCGGAACCCCGGCTCTGGGTCGTCCCGGAGCGAGACGGCGTGCTCGACCAGATCCGCCTCGGTCACGGCCGCGCCGTCGTCGCCGTCCGCACACCCATAAAACGCCGACCCGGCCAGTTCCCGGTACAGGATCCGCTCGTCGCGGCAGTACATGCACTCCCAGTCCGCCGGCAGGAACTGGACGCCGCGGTCGCCGTGGCGCTCGCAGGTCCGGCGTTCGAGGTCGCCGAGCGGGCGGAGTTCGACGTCGCGGGGGCCCTCGTCGCCGAGTTCGACGACGAAGTACCCGCCGTACGTCGGTTCGTCGGCGTCCGGGGCCGACGCCTGCAGGAACGCGGAGTTGAGCCGACGGTCCGTCAGCCGGCCGAGGTGGGTGTTGCCACAGAAGTGCGCCCGCCCGTCGAAGTGGTCCACCAGCGACCACTTCTCCATGTGGGTGACGAGGACCACGTCGTCCTCGACGTGTTCGGGCGCGTTGGTGAACCGCTGGCCGTCGACGGTGACGTAGCCGTCGGCCGGTATCTCCGTCCCGGCGTCGATCCCGTAGTCGATGTCGCCGAAGTGATCCTGGTTGCCCCACACCCACAGCAGCCCGTGGTCGACCGCGTCGTCGATCCGGTCCAGCAGCGGCTCGACCACCCGGAGCTGCTCGACGCCTAGCTCCCGGTCATGTCGCCACGCCCGCGTGAAGTCGCCGACGTGGACGGCGAGATCGATCGGTTCGTCCTCGACGTCGTCGAGGACGCGCTCCAGCGATCCGACGTCGCCGTGGTTGTCGCCCATGACGAGGATGCACCGGGACATGTTCGTGGCGTGGAACTTCGCCGTCGGAGCGAAAAACGTTGTTCATGTTCGACGGGGAAGGTTCGGAGCCGGCGGCGGCCCGGATCGTCCCGGTCGCGCCGGCGGAGAGGAGTAGTTACAAGAGCGCGGGGACGGGATCGGCGGACATGGAAAAGCAGGAGACGCTCCGGCAGATGCAGGACAGCGGCGTCGTCGCGGTCATGCGCGGCGCGGACGCGGACGCGGTCGTCGACATCGCACACGCGCTCCGCGAGGGCGGCGTCACGGCGCTGGAACTCACCGCCGACACGCCCGGCGTGATGGGCCTCATCGAGGACGTCGTCGACGCGCTCGACGACACCGAGGTCGTCGTCGGCGCGGGCACCGTCCTCGACGCCGAGACGGCCCGGGCGGCCATCCTCGCGGGCGCGGAGTTCGTCGTCTCGCCCTCGTTCCACGAGGACGTGGTCGAGACGTGCAACCGCTACGGCGTCCCCGTCGCGCCCGGCGTCGCCACCCCGACCGAGGCCATCGAGGCGTACCAGGCCGGCGCGGACATGGTGAAACTGTTCCCCGCCTCGGATCTGGGCCCGGGCTACCTCTCCAGCATCAAGGGGCCGCTCGGGCAGGTGCCGATCATGCCGACCGGCGGCGTCGGCCCGGACAACGCCGGCGAGTTCATCGAGGCCGGCGCGGAGTGTGTCGGCGCGGGCAGTTCGCTCGTCGACCACGACGCTGTCGAGCGGGACGACTTCGAGGCGATCACCGAGAACGCCGCGGCGATGGTCGACGCAGTCGAGGACGCGCGGTAGGGGATCCGGGCCACACGCCCGACTCGCCCCGTTTCCTCGGCCGATCAAAAATATTAGGCGTTTCACGGATACCGGCCGGCCGACAATTACGACCCGACGTGAACGAGTTTCCTTGTCCGGACTGCGCCGAGGGGATCGGGTCGCGGGTCCACCGGGAGCACACTGACGCCGGCGTGAAGATCCTGTTCGAATGTGGCGACTGTGAACACTCCTGGGAAGTGACGTTCTGAGCGGGTGCCCCCTGCCGTCCCCGCTGTCGCCCCGCTCCGGACCCATCGCCATGGGGGCTTTCCGGGTCCGCGTCGGCGACACCGAGTTCGCCGTCCCGGGTCCGTTCGTCACGAAAATGGACACATTTTTGCTGAACGATACTAGTCCTCGTACTATGGCAGTCAATACCAGCCGGAACGAGAGCGACGGGGGCATCACGCTCCCCGACGTCGTGCCGTTCGCCCTGTCCAATCCGACCCGCTTGAGCTGGGAGCTGGGCACACGCTCCGTTCGGGGCGAGGACGCGACGGTCCTCGGCAGATGGGACCACCTGAACAGCCGGTGGCGACTGTCGCTTTTCGAGGTCACGAGCGAAACGGCTATCGTCCGCGCCCGGACGCCGGTCGGTCGGGAGCGGTTTTACGGTGCGATCCGGTCGGAGCTCCGGCCGGCCGTCCGGGCGCTCGAAACGTCCGACTCCTGGCAGCAGGTCGAATAGGGCGACCACGACGGGACGTACGCGTTCGTCGCGGACCGGCCGTGAGACGCGGGGTGACGGCGGCGAATGCGGGTGTCTGCCAGGCACGGTATGTGTTCGCCTGAGAGTAGAGAACGTGGCTCCCGACGAGCGTATATACTGACATCTGCTACTTCGGTTGCTAATGAGCGAAGACGACGACCGGAGTTCGGAACTCTCCCTCGACAGCCCGTTCCTGCTCTTTAACCTGTTTCAGTCCGACGTGATCGCGGCGGAGGTCGACTGGGAGAACGAGCGGTTCGTCTTCTATCCCGTCAATTCGATCCCCGTGAAGTAGATGCGGAGCGAGAAGCCCACCGAAGTTTCCTTTTGCCCAGTTTACAAGTAGGGGGAATCGGCACACCGGAACGAACGACAGTCCGACCCCCACCTACCATATCCCTCGGGCTGTCGTTCGTCCGAGCCCTGCGAACTGGGTTCTCGGCAGGCTCAGTTAGTTGAGACTGTCGAGAATGGAAAGTTGGATAATTTCGAGTGGGACCGCCGTGCGCAGTACTTCGGACGTTGCGCAGACCGTGGTGAATGCTAGCTCTGAACATGGTTAGTACGTCTCCTCGATGTACGTTCGTCGGGACTGCATCCGCCGGATCTTGTCCGGCAGGTCGTAGTGCAGCCGGATGGTCTCCGGCGTGGCGTCGACCCGTTCGCCGACCGCCTCCGGCGGCCACCCCTGGTCACGCAGGTACGTGATGACCCCGGAGCGGATCGGGTGCGGCGACCGGCCCGACGGACACCGGGACTCAAAGCCGTGATCGGTCGCCTCGCACTCCTGGGGATCCCGGTCGTGCGGACAGTCGCCGAACCGGCACGGTTGGGTCATGATGTAGATCTCCCGCCGGACGCTCGACGTGGACACGCGCGCCGTGTCCCCGTGTTCGGTCGTGAATAGCGGGCGTCGGCCGTCCTCACCGCTACGCCGGGTCCGGTTCACGTCGATGTACTCCTGTACGCGGTCCGCGACCGTCTGAGTCACACCGACCGCACGCTCGCCTTCGATACCGTTCTTCAGCCGCGTTCCGACGCCGGCGTCGGGCCGGTGCTGGAAGAACACGAACGGCGGATCGGCTTCTTCCAGCACCTCCTCGTCGATGTCGTTCCGGTGGCGCAACCGTTCGAGGTCGGCCTCCTCGAAGTACAGGTCGCACAGGTCGAGCGACCGGAGGCCGCCCACCCGGCATCCTGTATGCCACAGCAGTTCGAACATCGCCTGTCGGCGAGTCGCGCGGGCGTACCGGTGCAGGTTCTCGCGGAGTTCCTTCGCACGGGTCGCCTTCAGCTTCTCCTGGCTGACCATCGCCCGGAACTCCTCCGAGGTCGGCACCTCGATCTTCTGCGGCAGGTCCTCGCTGACCGCCTCGATCCGGACGCAAAACCCGAGGAACAGCTTCAGCGTCCCGATCTGGTTGTTCAGGGTCGACACGGCCAGGTCCTCCCCGCGTCGGGTGGACTCGTACTCGAACACGTCCCGGCTCGACAGCTCGGAGAGGTCGTCTATCCCCTCCTCTTCGCACCAGTCCACGAACGGAGCCAGTCGGTACTCGTAGGTCTCTATCGTCGTCTCCGCTCGCGTCGACCGCTGGTGGTCGAGCCACATCTCGACCGCCTCCCGCGGCCCGATCGGCTCCAGGTCGTCGGTCACGCTTCCGACCCCCATTCACTCGCCGCCGTCTGCTGTGCTGGTACCCACGGCTCGACCGTCTCCGGGTCGAAGTTCATCAGGAGCCGCTCGTCGGCCTCCTTGCCGTTCCCCGCAGCGGAGTGGTGGGTCGTTTTCTCGACGGTGTGCCAGTCCTCGTACAGCCCAGGCGGGATCTCCGAGTAGCTGACGATCGCGTAGCCGTCGATGTCATCGAGTGTCTGCTCGAGGGAGGAGTGTTCCGCCGATTCTTGGTAGAAGTCTTCTTTCCCGAAGTACGGTGGGTCGAGGTAGTACACCGTTTCGGGGGAGTCGTACCGTTCGATGACGGTCTGGTAGTCCTCATTGACCACGGAGACGCCCCGGAAGCGTTCGGCCACGTCGTCGATACGGTCGGGGACGTTGCCCCAGTTTCGCGCGTTCCGGCTGCCCTTCTCGTCGTTCGGACTCTCACGCTTGAACCCGCTTTTCGAGGACACTTTCGCGGCGTACTGGCTGTACCGGAGGAACAGCCACCGCCCGGCGTGCTCGAGCTCGTCGTCGGGGCGCTCGCCGGCGAAGAACGCGTCGGCCCATCTATTGTGAAGCTGTTCGGAGAACGGCGTCATCCGGCACCACTCGGCCAGCTCCTCGGGGCGCTGGCGTGCGACGCGGAAGAACGTCACTACGTCGTCGTCCTTGTCGTTGAACACCTCGACCGTACTCCGGGGCTTGTTCAGCAGGACCGCGCCGGAGCCGCCGAAGGGTTCGACGTACGCGGTGTGCGGCGGCAGGTGGTCGATGACCCAGCTGGCGAGCCGGGTCTTGCCGCCGATGTAGGGGAATGCGCTCAGGGTCACGCGGATCCCTCCTGGTTATCCTTCTTGATTCGGGGCGCGAGCATGTACGTCGCCTCGAAACCCCATTCGTCGTGTTCGATCTCGAACTTCGCGGGGAACTCGTCGCCCCACTTGACGAGGAGCCGGTCGGCCTTCCCGCGCTTGATGCCGGCCGCGATGTCCGTCAGGTAGTCGAGACTGAACAACGTCGAGAACGGCTCCACGTCGTCACTCTCGGCCCACGCGCAGTTGGCGAACAGCACCGCATCCTCGGGGTCGGTCCGCCCGTCCTCGTCGTCGGACGGCGTCGTGTTGCCGTCCGCCTGACTCCCCAGCACGAACGTCGAGTCGTCGCGGGTGACGAACGCGTGGTCGTGATTGCTGTCGACGGCCTTGATACCCTGGTTGAACGCTTTCACGCTCGGGTCCGCGCGACAGGGGAGCGTGAGCTCCTCCGGGATGTGGGGATCCTCCCGGAGCATGTCGGTGTCGACGCCGAACCACTCCGTGACGCGGGTGATCTCCTGGTCCGGTCGGGTCACCCGGACGCGCATCCGTGCGGGGTCGTCGAACACATCGATTGCGACGGGGTCACCGTCGCCGCCGCGCTTCCGCGCCCACGTCACGGCGTTCTCGAAGGCAGGCAGCGAGAGGCCGAACGTCGTGGGTTCGTGGACGTCGAACCGTTCGAAGCCCTGGGCGTGGGCGGTCAGGTCGACGAGCGCGACGTTGGCCGGGTCGATGGCCTTCGTGTGGATGCCGTCCTCGTCGAACCGAACGCGGAACTCGTCGGCGACGGGGTCGAGCAGCTCGGCCAGCGATCGGATGGGATCGCCGTTGGTGAGGATGCTGACGGCGGGCTCCTCGTCGGCGTCGGCCGTGAGGTCGTCGGTCCGGTCGTCGGATTCGACGGCGCGGCTCATGCGTCCACCTCCGCGCCCGGCAGGGGCGGCGTAGTGGCGGGGACGGCCCCGACCGCCTCGGCATCGAAGGACTCGACTTCGGCGACGGGCGCGCCGCTGTGGTGCTTTTCGTTGTGGAGCTTCCGGTCGACGTTTGCCCGGATGGGTAGCGTACTCGGGCGGTTCAGCCCGTTCTCCGAGCCGCAGGAAGGGCATACCGCGCGGTGGAAGGTCTTCGTCTCGCGGGACGCGTCGGCGTCGCTCATGCTTCCACCTCTTCGGGGATGCGGTCGGCTCGATGCTCCACCTGGAAGGGAAGAAGGTACCACTCGTCGGGCGTGACGCGGCGGCGGCCGTCGTTGACCCTCTCGGTCTCCAAGAATCGAACATCACACCAGCGCCATGCCGGGAGCAACCGGGTGGTTCCGTCGAACTCTATGATTCGGAGCGTGCCCGAATCGCGTTCGTTCGCGTGAACCACACTGGTTTTCTCGAAGCTTTCCTCCGGAGACTTCGACGTGACGACAGCCGGATTCTGGTAGTTCCGGAGATCGAGCGGATCGGCGTTTTCTGAGTACGCGTTCCCGGATTGACCGCCATCGGTGAGAAGCCGGGGGTCGTGCTCGTCGCTCTCGTACTGCTCGGCGAGCGCGTCCGCGCAGGATTGGCAGACGTAGCCGTCGGGGGTGACGACTTCCTTCTCGCCGTCGCAGCCGGGCGTCTCGCACGCATAGAGGTCGCGGCCGCCGTCGGTGGCGACGCGCTTCGAGGAGACGGGCGTGACGCCGGTAGCGGAGCAGTTCAGGCCGTGGGTGTCGGCCTTGCTGTGGGCGTCGCCGCGGTCGGAGCACTCGTCGATCTCGCCGCAGGTGGTGCAGCGGACGAGGAACGCCTCGGGGTCGTGGGGGTCGTGGACGTACTCGAAGGCGAGGTCGTCGACGCCGTCGGCGGGAGACTCGACGACGCGGCCGCCGTCGGTGACGACTTCGCGGGCGAGATCGGGCGCGCAGTTGCCGCAGGCTTCGAGGCCCTGCTCTCGCGCCCACGATAGGGTGACGGAGCGGGTGGGGCCACTGGCCTTGCTGGCACAGCCGAGCCCGCGGTGGAACGCGTCGCGGTCGGACTCGGGGTTGATGAGCACCGTCCGCGCGGCGTCGGATTTATTTGCAGACGACTCTTCTCGGGTCGTGCGGGCCTTCGAGCCCGCGGATTGAATCGGCGACATCGGTTTCTACCTTGGAACCGCGCCACAGCCGGGCGATGTGGCAGCATCGCCCGGCACGACGAAACCGGCGAGCGACATCTGGACCGAATCGGCGGTTCCATTCCCACAATTAGAACGGTATTGCATAAATGCATCGACTAGTCGAATTAGGGTAGGATTAGAACCAGCGGTATATTGCGAGGTATTAGGTCCACATATCTTGTTACGCATAACAATGAGACAGTCCGGGACATGGATGACAATCTGGGATGACCGGATCTTAGAGATAATCAGGAACGAAGATGCCGGGAGGGTGGGCGATCTCGCCGAGCGGGACGGTATCAGAATATCTCAATCGTCCGTCTCGCGGCGTTGTGGGAAGCTTGCTGACCACGGACTGCTCAAACCACTCGGGAACGGTGTCTACACTATCACGGACCGCGGTAAAGCGTATCTCGACGAAGAATATGATGCTGAGAACGAGGTGTACCTCAATGGCGGTAGCTCTCTAGATGCCCCCTCCACATCTGAGAGTACTGAGCCGTGACAGAGCGTAAACCTGCCCAGTGGATGTGTACGCTTGACGAGCGGATTCTCGAACACTTAGACGAGGATGCGCTCTCTACTCCCCAGCACATGGAGGAGATAATGAAGTTCAATGCTTCCCGTCGTCGGATTCGGGAACGTTGTCGGCTTCTCACGCGAGCTGGTCTAATCGCTCCCATCTACGCTGGGGATCATCTCTATGAAATCACCACGGACGGCCAACTATATCTCAAAGGGGAACTCGACGCCGGCGATCTCCCACGTCCGGCGTTCTGGGCTGTGTAGTCGGGTAAGCTTTTGACCCCCCAGGATGGACAGCGGGGCCGGAGGGTGGCACCTCCCGAGTCGAGCCCACTTCTGGACCGAGTCGGCACTCGACTCTTCTGGTTTTCTACATCAACTGTGAACTGGTCACTTGGTAATCTTAGGAACCGAGGGGTACGTCTCACCCCTGAATGGTAGAGGTACTATCACTAATCTAGTTGGACCACAAACAGCTTAAGACGGTTGGGGTGGAATACTGCATGCCATGCCTTCACAATCTTGTTATCCAGAAAAAGCGCCGGCTATAGATAAACTTCTGGACACGTTGAGTAATCACCTCCGGCGTCAGGTGATCGATTACTTCGAGAACCACACGCAATCCAGGACGGCATCGCTGGATGAGTTGGTCGTCTACGTGGAACGCCAAGTCCCTTCGGAGGGCCATGAACAACTGAAGTTGAATCTAATCCACGTCCATCTACCCGAGCTTGCTGAAAGAGGTTGGATCGATTACGACCGGCAAGACTACCAGATCCACTATAACGGCCATGAGAACGCTGATCGTTGGCTACGAGAGGTGCGTTCCGTGTTCCTGTAGCTCAGCCGTCCCCATTCTCTGAATGATGTTCTCTCCGGGCACGGATGCCGTGGTAGACTGCAGTGATGGACTGAACCAGAAGTGCACCGAATTCCTGCTTTCGGTAAATCTCCGGTTGGTTCCTTGATCTGCTATCCGTCCTCATCTTGTGAGGAAACCTGTATCTCTACCGCCCCATCACCCCACAGTGTGACAGTCACGCTATCAGTATCAAACTGAACAGTGGTGTTGGCACTTGCATCCTCCCGAAAGAGGTTATTGAGCGCGTCCGGATTGATATCATCGTAGAGTTGAAATTCTGAGTTCGTTAGATCTTTTCCAGTCTGGTCTTCAATAGCCCCCAGTACAGCGGTACTCAACTCTCGGTTCTGGTCTGGTTCGTACCGCTCGCGCGTTTCATCGCTGTTCGACATTACAGGGTAGAATTCCAATGTGGGCACTAATACCCCTTCCGTGTATCAGTACGCGGGTGTATACTAAACTCCAGAAGATTCCTTGTTCCTTGAATTCCGCAGACTACAGGCCTATCTCGCCCATACTCTCGATAATATTCTCCTCCGTTGGAGCGGCCAGATACGGCTCTATCGCATCATACGACGACCACCCACCGAGCGCCATCACGATCCGGGGACTCACGTTCTCCTCGACGAGCAGGTGGTTCGCCCAGCACCGCCGTAGGTCGTGCGTCGACAGCCGCCGGTAATCGTCGTCGCCGGTCGCCGCCGCTGCATCACCCGCCGCCTCTTCCACCCAGTACTGCACGGTCCGCTTCGAGCGGTCGATCAGCGGCTCGCCGTCGGCGAGCCCACGCTCCTGGACGTAGCGATTGATGACCGCCTCGAACTCGACCGGGAGCCACGTCTCGCGGTGCTTGCCGCCGTCGTACTCGCCGGTCGTGTCCTTCCCGCCGACGACCTCCAGCTCGTAATGCCGCCCGTCGCTCATCCGGTCGATGTGCTCGGGCCGCACGTCGAGCACCTCCGCGACCCGGAGCCCACAGTCGCCCATCAACCGCACCGCGATCTCGTGCTCGAAGGTGTCGGCCGCCCGCGGCAGCTCCCGGTACTCCTCCCGACTCATCCACACGTTCCAGCTCCCGTCTCTGTTGCGTTCAGTACGCATGGCGCTTCGCACTTTTCTTGAGTTACGTGCACTTCGTTCCACCGGACCAGTCGACCGGTTCACTCAGAACGGCGGAATCGCGGCGGTTCGTGGGCTGTGGGCCGCCGCAGTTGCACGTTTCTACACAAACACGCAATCGATAGGTACAGAAAAAAGCACTTACGAATACATCGTTACGGTATCACCATGCGCCGGAGATCTGTACTTGGCAGTTGTGCTCTTTCTGCCGTGAGTCTCTCGGGTTGCATATTCTGGGACACCACAAACGATGGGGAACTGAGCATCACGATCTTCGACAGGCAGTGTGAGAACGGGTCGGTAGACGTGAACTTTGACGAACGTAACCCCTCAACTGCTGTCAGCCAGAAACTTAACGAAATCGTTGATACCGGATATTACAGCGAGGATGCGGAGTATTCCTCGGCGACCCTCGAAATATACAACACACTAGACGATGCACAACTAGAAAGCGAGACTGAAGGTCGGCCGACTCTGCTGTATAACGGAAGCTGTTACGGGTACGAACTGGAACGGTCTTTCGACGATTAACCGGGGAGGACGCGAGATATTTGCCCTCTCCACTTACCATTCAATCTTGGTCATACCACCAGCAGGCTTTTCCACACAGCAATCCAACCAGCCGGTATGAGCCTCACCACGGACGACTTCACCGAGTTCATGGCCGAGGACCCCGAGGACGATCCGAGCCTCCCGCTCGGTGACGCGCTCGACGAGCTGGCAGTAGACGTCGAAGTCGACGCCGTCGAGGAAGTCCGTGACGTCCGCGAGCGGCTATGAGACTCCTCCTGGATACGAACGTTCTCGTCGCCGCCGTCACCCGTGACACGGAGCGGTCCGACGCCGCGGTGAAGCTCCTCAACGAAGCTGACGAGACGTACGTCTCCGTGCTGAATCTGATGGAACTCCGCAGCGTCCTCACGAAGAAAAAGCAGTTCGAGCGCGACCGGATCGAGCAGATCGAGAACCGGATCACATCCCGTGCCACGGTCACGTTCCCCGACGCCTCCGACATGATGGAAGCCAACCGGCTCCAGTCCGAGACGCTACTCTACCCGATGGACGCGCTGGTTCTCGCCGCGGCCGACGCCGTCGACGCTACTCTCGTTTCGTTCGACGCCGAACTCGTCGAACACGGTGCGGAACACCCGAAAGACGTAGTGTAGGGACTCTAAGTGCTTCTATAGGAAACAAAAATAGATGAAACCCTGTCCGGCCCCATCTCATGTAACTAAATCAAAATTTTTTGGTTTCTGCTCCAAGTATTCTCTGTCACCGTGGCTGATCACTCACTGGTTTCCCGGAGACGGGTTGTGGCAATCGTTGGTTCTGGAACGGTCGTAGCCTTGGCCGGCTGTTCAAGCGGAGGTCGAGATAGTGCTGGTGATGAAACTACGGAACCTGAGAACACGTCGGCTGAAGCTGACCAAACTACTGAAAACCAGACCACAGCAACACAGGAGACAGAGACTACAACTGCAACAGAGTCGCGGTTCGCTACGGAGGGGGATGATTCAGTACCTATCGAAAAAGCCCTTGAAGAATTGGTTCTTAATATGTCCGAACTGCCGGGGGATGGGTGGGAGTCCAAAGAGCCGCCCGTCTTTGCAGGTGCTGAGCGACAGTCAAACCGGGCCTTTGCTCGGGGAGACAATGAGACGGAGGTTCTGCACTGTAGTGCGGTATTAGCTGAGAATGTAGAAGATGCGCAGGAGTTCTATAACTACATCAACATTCGGAGAATAACGGGAGGTATAGAAGCCGACGAAACAATACAGCTCGATATCGCTGTGGATAGCCAATGGAGTTTCGCAGAATATGATCATCCCAGTGACGAGTCTAAAACGATAAAATTCCACCTCCTGAAATTCAGAGACGCGAACGGATTTGGGATGATTCGATGGAACAGAATTGACAGTAACATTACAAGAGACGAGATCGGTCCGTTAGGTGTGACTATGCACGAAAAATGGCGGTAGAAACCATATTGCCGGCATTCCTTACCGACTAAAATACCGTATCAATCGCAACTTTCGCTTGCTTCGTATCCCGATGGTCGCCGCCACCGTGCCACCGGAGCATCGGGAGCTTGGAGGAGTGAACGGCCTTGGACTTGAGAACCTGAATCCCGCGCCCCCACGGCTTGTACGCCGCGAACGCGTACATCCCGTTGTGGTTGCGGTGCCGGCCGTGATACTGCTTGTACAGCTTGAACGTGCCGGGCTGGCCGTTCGAGTGTTCGATCATCGCAGCCTTCAGCTCCCACGGCCGCCCATCGCTATCGCGGGCGTCGTGCCAACTGCACCGGTCGAGTTCAAGCCGGTACTCCTCCGCGAGATGCCGCTCCGCGAGCGTCCCGTACCGGTTCGCGCGGTGCGACCGGTTCCGACTCACGCGGACCACGCGCTTCGCGCGCCGATATATATACGCCTCCGCCGCCGCGCC
It encodes:
- the ilvD gene encoding dihydroxy-acid dehydratase; translation: MSQEQAPRGEADEESPAGGEKDPNLRSSEVTEGPEHAPHRAMFRAMGYDDADLSSPMIGVANPAADITPCNVHLDDLAEAAYDGVDDAEGMPIEFGTITISDAISMGTEGMKASLISREVIADSVELVAFGERMDGLVTIGGCDKNMPGMMMASIRTDLPSVFLYGGSIMPGEHDGREVTIQNVFEGVGAVAEGEMSEDELDDLERNACPGAGSCGGMFTANTMSSIAEALGFSPLGAASPPAEAESRYEEAERAGELAVQVVQERRKPSDFLSKESFENAIALQVAIGGSTNAVLHLLAMAAEAGVDLDIEDFNRISERTPKIADLQPGGERVMKDLHDVGGVPVVLRELYEADLLHGDALTVTGDTLGEAIEKRDPPAVDDIDADFLHTVDDPIHERGAIRILTGNLAPEGAVIKITGEDHLRHEGPVRVFEEEENAMKYVQEGHVETGDAIAIRNEGPRGGPGMREMLGVTSAVAGQGHAEDVALLTDGRFSGATRGFSIGHVAPEAAVGGPIAALEDGDTITIDVDELELSVDLSDEEIESRLEGYEHEPNYETGVLAKYGAAFDSAANGAVTNPGVKRE
- a CDS encoding metallophosphoesterase family protein, with amino-acid sequence MSRCILVMGDNHGDVGSLERVLDDVEDEPIDLAVHVGDFTRAWRHDRELGVEQLRVVEPLLDRIDDAVDHGLLWVWGNQDHFGDIDYGIDAGTEIPADGYVTVDGQRFTNAPEHVEDDVVLVTHMEKWSLVDHFDGRAHFCGNTHLGRLTDRRLNSAFLQASAPDADEPTYGGYFVVELGDEGPRDVELRPLGDLERRTCERHGDRGVQFLPADWECMYCRDERILYRELAGSAFYGCADGDDGAAVTEADLVEHAVSLRDDPEPGFRRDFERYVADIGDDRYAPLAREDGEGDRLVVADEGYSY
- a CDS encoding bifunctional 4-hydroxy-2-oxoglutarate aldolase/2-dehydro-3-deoxy-phosphogluconate aldolase, with translation MEKQETLRQMQDSGVVAVMRGADADAVVDIAHALREGGVTALELTADTPGVMGLIEDVVDALDDTEVVVGAGTVLDAETARAAILAGAEFVVSPSFHEDVVETCNRYGVPVAPGVATPTEAIEAYQAGADMVKLFPASDLGPGYLSSIKGPLGQVPIMPTGGVGPDNAGEFIEAGAECVGAGSSLVDHDAVERDDFEAITENAAAMVDAVEDAR
- a CDS encoding tyrosine-type recombinase/integrase, whose translation is MGVGSVTDDLEPIGPREAVEMWLDHQRSTRAETTIETYEYRLAPFVDWCEEEGIDDLSELSSRDVFEYESTRRGEDLAVSTLNNQIGTLKLFLGFCVRIEAVSEDLPQKIEVPTSEEFRAMVSQEKLKATRAKELRENLHRYARATRRQAMFELLWHTGCRVGGLRSLDLCDLYFEEADLERLRHRNDIDEEVLEEADPPFVFFQHRPDAGVGTRLKNGIEGERAVGVTQTVADRVQEYIDVNRTRRSGEDGRRPLFTTEHGDTARVSTSSVRREIYIMTQPCRFGDCPHDRDPQECEATDHGFESRCPSGRSPHPIRSGVITYLRDQGWPPEAVGERVDATPETIRLHYDLPDKIRRMQSRRTYIEETY
- a CDS encoding DNA adenine methylase; this translates as MTLSAFPYIGGKTRLASWVIDHLPPHTAYVEPFGGSGAVLLNKPRSTVEVFNDKDDDVVTFFRVARQRPEELAEWCRMTPFSEQLHNRWADAFFAGERPDDELEHAGRWLFLRYSQYAAKVSSKSGFKRESPNDEKGSRNARNWGNVPDRIDDVAERFRGVSVVNEDYQTVIERYDSPETVYYLDPPYFGKEDFYQESAEHSSLEQTLDDIDGYAIVSYSEIPPGLYEDWHTVEKTTHHSAAGNGKEADERLLMNFDPETVEPWVPAQQTAASEWGSEA
- a CDS encoding beta clamp domain-containing protein is translated as MSRAVESDDRTDDLTADADEEPAVSILTNGDPIRSLAELLDPVADEFRVRFDEDGIHTKAIDPANVALVDLTAHAQGFERFDVHEPTTFGLSLPAFENAVTWARKRGGDGDPVAIDVFDDPARMRVRVTRPDQEITRVTEWFGVDTDMLREDPHIPEELTLPCRADPSVKAFNQGIKAVDSNHDHAFVTRDDSTFVLGSQADGNTTPSDDEDGRTDPEDAVLFANCAWAESDDVEPFSTLFSLDYLTDIAAGIKRGKADRLLVKWGDEFPAKFEIEHDEWGFEATYMLAPRIKKDNQEGSA
- a CDS encoding helix-turn-helix domain-containing protein, translating into MRQSGTWMTIWDDRILEIIRNEDAGRVGDLAERDGIRISQSSVSRRCGKLADHGLLKPLGNGVYTITDRGKAYLDEEYDAENEVYLNGGSSLDAPSTSESTEP